The following coding sequences are from one Geothrix sp. window:
- a CDS encoding ABC transporter permease, which produces MSDQALILRSPGPSLLNGEAPAPAARARGFSFGMFWEVVRTGLVELWAHKVRSLLTLTLLMLGVFALVVMTSVLDGVMDKISTGFAGMSWDGTVRIAPKTPETGEERKRFNMSPGLRYEDLSRLNAPNPKVLAFLPRAQKTVTVRVLGDTERIFVNGVSPDYAQWMNRPIGIGRGLTEDDQRRRSTVAVVGATLATKLFGGADPVGRDLVVDGVPFRIVGVQAPGQIFNDENYFDANGILIPLETFMDRMDPTHKLAQITVKLRRPEDMGEVSAMLLGRVRQAHHGIEDAEVVDLDAEAAKGYQNFLEQMRGWQIVLLSLAGTVLLVGGVGVLSVMLISFSDRRFEIGLRKALGASDQEIFIQFLLEAVVLAAIGALLGTVSGALLCQALSASFPYGLVVNPLGLLTAWIVALTLALVFGLYPAFRAMRLSPMEAMR; this is translated from the coding sequence ATGAGTGATCAGGCCCTCATCCTGCGATCCCCCGGCCCTTCGCTGCTCAACGGCGAAGCCCCCGCCCCGGCCGCGCGGGCCCGCGGCTTCTCCTTCGGCATGTTCTGGGAGGTCGTCCGCACGGGTCTGGTGGAGCTCTGGGCCCACAAGGTGCGCAGCCTGCTCACGCTCACCCTGCTCATGCTGGGGGTCTTCGCGCTGGTAGTGATGACCTCGGTGCTAGACGGCGTCATGGACAAGATCAGCACCGGCTTTGCCGGCATGAGCTGGGACGGCACCGTCCGCATCGCGCCCAAGACCCCAGAGACCGGCGAGGAGCGCAAGCGCTTCAACATGAGCCCCGGGCTCCGCTACGAGGACCTCAGCCGCCTGAACGCACCCAACCCCAAGGTCCTGGCCTTCCTCCCCCGCGCGCAGAAGACCGTCACGGTGCGGGTCCTGGGCGACACGGAGCGCATCTTCGTGAACGGCGTGTCACCGGACTACGCGCAGTGGATGAACCGGCCCATCGGCATCGGCCGCGGGCTCACGGAGGACGACCAGCGCCGCCGCTCCACGGTCGCCGTGGTGGGGGCGACGCTGGCCACCAAGCTCTTCGGCGGGGCCGATCCCGTGGGGCGCGACCTGGTGGTGGACGGCGTTCCCTTCCGCATCGTCGGCGTCCAGGCACCCGGGCAGATCTTCAACGACGAAAACTATTTCGACGCCAACGGGATCCTGATTCCGCTGGAGACGTTCATGGACCGCATGGACCCGACCCACAAGCTGGCCCAGATCACCGTGAAGCTGCGACGTCCCGAGGACATGGGCGAGGTCTCCGCCATGCTGCTGGGCCGCGTGCGGCAGGCCCACCACGGCATCGAGGATGCCGAGGTGGTGGACCTGGACGCCGAGGCCGCCAAGGGCTACCAGAACTTCCTGGAGCAGATGCGGGGCTGGCAGATCGTGCTGCTGAGCCTGGCGGGCACGGTGCTCCTGGTGGGCGGCGTGGGCGTGCTCTCGGTCATGCTCATCAGCTTCAGCGACCGTCGCTTCGAGATCGGCCTGAGGAAGGCCCTCGGGGCCTCCGACCAGGAGATCTTCATCCAGTTCCTGCTGGAGGCCGTGGTGCTGGCCGCCATCGGCGCCCTGCTCGGCACGGTGTCGGGCGCCCTGCTCTGCCAGGCCCTCTCCGCCAGCTTCCCCTATGGCCTCGTGGTGAATCCCCTCGGCCTGCTCACCGCCTGGATCGTCGCGCTCACCCTGGCCCTGGTCTTCGGCCTCTACCCGGCCTTCCGCGCCATGCGACTGAGCCCCATGGAGGCCATGCGGTAA
- the arfB gene encoding alternative ribosome rescue aminoacyl-tRNA hydrolase ArfB has product MADPIQVTASVRVPGDAIRFKAVRAGGAGGQNVNKVSSKVELRIDLAAIEGLPEDALVRLRDAQRNRLDAEGLWIVVSDKTRDQLKNLDDAREKAAEAIRAALVRPIPRRATKPTRGSKERRLESKKRASAVKRQRSGPIE; this is encoded by the coding sequence ATGGCCGATCCCATCCAAGTCACCGCCTCCGTCCGCGTTCCGGGCGACGCCATCCGCTTCAAGGCGGTGCGGGCCGGCGGCGCGGGCGGCCAGAACGTGAACAAGGTCTCCTCCAAGGTGGAGCTGCGCATCGACCTGGCGGCCATCGAGGGCCTGCCCGAAGATGCGCTGGTCCGCCTGCGCGACGCCCAGCGCAACCGGCTGGATGCTGAAGGCCTCTGGATCGTCGTCAGCGACAAGACCCGGGACCAGCTCAAGAACCTGGATGACGCCCGGGAGAAGGCCGCCGAGGCCATCCGGGCGGCTCTGGTGCGGCCCATTCCCAGGCGTGCCACCAAGCCCACCCGGGGCTCGAAGGAGCGGCGGCTGGAATCCAAGAAGCGGGCCTCGGCCGTCAAGCGCCAGCGGAGCGGCCCCATCGAGTAA
- a CDS encoding DUF6526 family protein, translated as MAAPQTYANHRRIEPLQHLILTPILLITWIATIWQAIKHPNLHTIWMAVLGFALLLLAMQVRSYALKVQDRVIRLEETLRMQRLLPADLAGRIGELGPRQFVGLRFAADAELADRVREALDEPLDGEAIKKRIQVWRPDTFRV; from the coding sequence ATGGCCGCGCCCCAGACCTACGCCAACCACCGCCGCATCGAGCCGCTGCAGCACCTCATCCTCACGCCGATCCTCCTGATCACCTGGATCGCCACCATCTGGCAGGCCATCAAGCACCCGAACCTCCACACCATCTGGATGGCCGTGCTCGGCTTCGCCCTCCTCCTGCTCGCCATGCAGGTGCGGAGCTACGCCCTGAAGGTCCAGGACCGGGTGATCCGCCTGGAGGAGACCCTGCGCATGCAGCGCCTCCTCCCCGCCGACCTGGCGGGGCGCATCGGCGAGCTCGGCCCCAGGCAGTTCGTCGGACTGCGCTTCGCCGCGGATGCCGAGCTGGCGGACCGGGTCCGCGAGGCCCTGGATGAGCCCCTGGATGGCGAGGCCATCAAGAAGCGCATCCAGGTCTGGCGGCCGGATACCTTCCGGGTCTGA
- a CDS encoding bifunctional methionine sulfoxide reductase B/A protein has protein sequence MRTRMFWGGVALTVALAGFGFALTTTHGPARATAPTPHEEKVTDPKKPSPADLKQKLTPMQYHVTQEAGTEPPFRNEYWNEHRDGVYVDIVSGKPLFTSKDKFDSGCGWPSFTKPIAAEDVVEKKDGSLGMIRTEVRSKDADSHLGHVFDDGPRDRGGLRYCINSASLRFVPVEDLDKEGLGAFLPLFGKAAPAPKEEIATLAGGCFWGMEDLIRKQPGVIKTEVGYTGGSVANATYQNHEGHAEAVLIRFDPTKTTYEALLRFFFRMHDPTTLNRQGNDMGSSYRSAIFFHSEAQRQTAVRVKAEVDASGKWKRPLVTEITAAGPWWRAEEYHQDYLVKNPGGYTCHYVRD, from the coding sequence ATGCGAACACGCATGTTCTGGGGCGGCGTCGCCCTCACCGTGGCCCTGGCGGGCTTCGGGTTCGCCCTCACCACCACCCACGGGCCCGCGCGCGCGACAGCCCCGACTCCCCACGAGGAAAAGGTGACCGACCCCAAGAAGCCCAGCCCCGCCGACCTGAAGCAGAAGCTCACGCCCATGCAGTACCACGTGACCCAGGAGGCCGGCACCGAGCCGCCCTTCCGCAACGAGTACTGGAACGAGCACCGGGACGGCGTCTATGTGGACATCGTCAGCGGGAAGCCCCTCTTCACCTCCAAGGACAAGTTCGACTCCGGGTGCGGCTGGCCCAGCTTCACGAAGCCCATCGCGGCCGAGGACGTGGTGGAGAAGAAGGACGGCTCCCTCGGGATGATCCGCACGGAAGTCCGGTCCAAAGACGCGGATTCCCACCTGGGGCATGTCTTCGATGACGGGCCCCGGGACCGGGGCGGCCTTCGCTATTGCATCAACAGCGCGTCCCTGCGCTTCGTGCCGGTCGAAGACCTCGACAAGGAGGGCCTGGGCGCCTTTCTGCCCCTGTTCGGCAAGGCCGCACCTGCGCCGAAGGAGGAAATCGCCACCCTCGCTGGCGGCTGCTTCTGGGGCATGGAGGACCTCATCCGCAAGCAGCCCGGCGTGATCAAGACCGAGGTGGGCTACACGGGTGGCAGCGTGGCGAATGCCACCTACCAGAACCACGAGGGGCACGCGGAGGCCGTGTTGATCCGCTTCGACCCCACCAAGACCACCTATGAGGCCCTGCTGCGCTTCTTCTTCCGCATGCACGATCCCACGACGCTGAACCGCCAGGGCAACGACATGGGCTCGTCCTACCGCAGTGCGATCTTCTTCCATTCCGAGGCCCAGCGGCAGACCGCTGTGCGGGTGAAGGCCGAGGTGGATGCCAGCGGCAAGTGGAAGCGGCCCCTCGTCACCGAGATCACGGCCGCGGGCCCGTGGTGGAGGGCTGAGGAGTATCACCAGGACTACCTGGTCAAGAACCCCGGCGGGTACACCTGCCACTACGTCCGCGACTGA
- a CDS encoding bacteriohemerythrin: MAFLSWHQRFSVGHAEIDQQHRRLFELVNHFDDVIQMGMPGELPHIVEDIISLGDAHFRFEEGVIQDTGFPRVAEHRKMHAELLDQIRVMQTRLMAGGHVSHKAVVRFLADWLTNHILREDMEYKPYLRT; the protein is encoded by the coding sequence ATGGCCTTCCTGTCCTGGCACCAGCGGTTCAGTGTGGGCCACGCCGAGATCGATCAGCAGCACAGGCGCCTCTTCGAACTCGTCAACCACTTCGATGATGTCATCCAGATGGGGATGCCTGGAGAGCTCCCCCATATCGTGGAGGACATCATCAGTCTCGGTGACGCCCACTTCCGCTTCGAGGAGGGGGTGATCCAGGACACCGGATTCCCGCGGGTGGCGGAGCACCGGAAGATGCACGCAGAGCTGCTCGATCAGATCCGGGTGATGCAGACCCGCTTGATGGCCGGTGGCCATGTCAGCCACAAGGCCGTCGTCCGGTTCCTGGCGGACTGGCTCACGAACCACATCCTGCGCGAGGACATGGAGTACAAGCCCTACCTGCGGACCTAG
- a CDS encoding bacteriohemerythrin, producing the protein MPLAVWSARYETGIKEIDAQHKRLFQAINRMEAAYRAGTEEAEAQESLAFLARYTLEHFETEEALMRAIGYPMLEFHQKEHADLMTQILAMKAKLDEGFLVPLDGADFAAHVANFAADWLAHHINEADMGYVQFGRERQPEQP; encoded by the coding sequence ATGCCCCTAGCCGTGTGGAGTGCCCGGTACGAGACCGGGATCAAGGAGATCGACGCGCAGCACAAGCGCCTCTTCCAGGCCATCAACCGCATGGAGGCGGCCTACAGGGCGGGCACGGAAGAGGCTGAAGCCCAGGAGAGCCTGGCCTTTCTCGCGAGGTACACCCTCGAGCACTTCGAAACGGAAGAGGCGCTCATGCGGGCGATCGGCTACCCGATGCTCGAGTTCCACCAGAAGGAGCACGCGGACCTGATGACCCAGATCCTGGCCATGAAGGCCAAGCTCGATGAGGGCTTCCTGGTCCCCCTGGATGGGGCCGACTTCGCGGCACATGTGGCCAATTTCGCCGCCGACTGGCTTGCGCATCACATCAACGAGGCGGACATGGGCTATGTCCAGTTCGGCAGGGAGCGGCAACCAGAACAGCCGTGA
- a CDS encoding bacteriohemerythrin: MSVADWSEKFETGIEEIDAQHKHLFEVINRLAECFKAGMAEAGARESLAFLNEYTKEHFYAEEEFMRVMGYPKLKAHQIEHTELLTKVQNLIVKMDEGFLITADVATFVADWLAHHINEVDMGYVQYIQEKTAHLP; encoded by the coding sequence GTGTCTGTCGCCGACTGGAGCGAAAAATTCGAGACCGGAATCGAGGAGATCGACGCGCAGCACAAGCACCTGTTCGAGGTCATCAACCGCCTGGCCGAGTGTTTCAAGGCCGGCATGGCGGAGGCCGGCGCCCGGGAGAGCCTGGCCTTCCTGAACGAGTACACGAAGGAGCACTTCTACGCGGAAGAGGAGTTCATGCGGGTGATGGGCTACCCGAAACTCAAAGCCCACCAGATCGAACACACCGAACTGCTGACCAAGGTGCAGAACCTCATCGTGAAGATGGACGAAGGCTTCCTCATCACCGCGGACGTGGCCACCTTCGTGGCGGATTGGCTGGCGCACCACATCAATGAAGTCGACATGGGCTACGTCCAGTACATCCAGGAGAAGACCGCCCATTTGCCGTGA